The Spirochaeta lutea DNA window ACAGCCTCGGTATCCCGGGGATGAAGGCCGGCGGAGGGCTCGTCCAGGATGTAGAGCAGATCGGTCAGGTCACAATCCAGCTGACGAGCCGTTTTAACCCTCTGACTCTCCCCCCCAGATAGGGTCGACACCGGACGCTCCAGGGTCAGATACCCCAAGCCGAGCCGTATGAGCCCCTGGAGCAGTATGCGAGCTTTGGGGAGAATGGATTGTCCCAGGGGATCAGAAATCCCTTCCAACCACGGAAGCAGATCAGCCAGCTCCATGGCACAGAGCTGACCAATATGCCGGTCCCGGATACGCGACTCCCGGGCCCGGGCATTAATACGATGGCCGCCGCAGTCGGGACAGGTCCCATAGGAAAAATACTCCTCGTACACAGAGGTCTTTTTCCCCCCTCGGCTGGATTCCACAGGTTCCCCCCCCTCGGCCTCTCCCTTGGCGGTTTTTAAGCGGACAAGTCTCCGGGCAAATCCTTCCCAGTTTTTGATATAGGTTTCCACCCCGTGGGGTTTTGTAACCGGAACGGCTTCGGTATCGAGAAGCAGGTGCAGCTCCTGGGGGGTGAATTCGGATAGGGGTTTATCCGGGTCAAAAAGACCGATGCTTACAAGTTCCCGCCATAAAAATCCCCCGGGCCTGCATTCCGGATGATCCAGCGCGCCGTCCCTCAAACTCCGGTCCCAACGCAACAACCGTTCGCGGTTCACCTCTATGACCGTACCCAATCCGTGGCAGGCGGGACACATCCCCTCGGGATGGTTGAAGGAGTAGAGAAAACTCGGTCCGATCTGGGGCTGGGCCAGGCGGGAGAACAATAGTCGGAGATACGTCAGTATCTCCGTGGCGGTCCCGAGGGTGCTGCGCAGATTCGATCCCATGGGTTTTTGGTCGATAAGAATGGCGGTAGAAAGGTTGGTTACCTCATCCATATCCGGTCTGGACAGCTTCGGCAGGCGTGAGCGGGCAAAGGTAGAAAAGGTCTCCACCAGCTGCCGCTGGGCCTCGGTGTACAGGGTATCAAAAACCAAGGATGATTTCCCCGAACCGGATACCCCGGTGAACACCACAAACCTATGCTTGGGTATCTCAACCATGATATTCTTGAGATTGTGGGTTCTTGCACCCCGGACAACGATACATGATTCAATCATAACGACCTCCTGCCCAGCACAATACAGAAATCGTCAGGGGTGGGGACAAGGTGGAGGCTTTCAACATGACCGAATATGGATATTCCACGGTGAGCTCGGCTGGGGAGCATGAAGCGATTCACATCCGGTTCCCCCAGGGGCTCTCCTGCCCCAGGCTTGCCAAACTCATGGGACGCCACCCCAATACCCTCCGACGATATGAAGAATGGGGCTTCATTGAACCTGTTCGCCGGCAGCCCAACGGATACCGTATATACACTCCCAGACAAATCATTCAAGCCCTGTTTGCGGTCACGGCCCTACGGGCAGGCTTCCAGGACTGGCAGGGCCGGAGACGGGTAAAATCCATGATTTCCCTCATTGTAGAAGGATCATATTCCGAGGCTTCCATCCTCTTGGACCATCACCGCCGGGACCTGGAGGAACGGCTAACCCATGCTCTGGAGGTAAAGGAGATTGTAACGTCCCGGGGAGCCTGTTCTCCGGGGTGTACCCAACCGAATACCGAAACACCCGGCCTTTCCCGAAAGGCAGCCGCCGCAGAGCTGGGAATTTCCCCCCATACCATCCGGGATTGGGAACGAAATGCTCTGGTAACCCCGGACTACGGTAAGCATCACTGGCGGCTCTACCATCCCCACCACCTGGATCAGCTGCGGATCATTCGCATGCTCCGCCAGGCGGGTTACAGCTACATGGGAATACTAAGCCTGCTTTATGGCTCAACCAGCAGCGAAGACCTGACCTTTGCCCGGGATACCTGGGATCAAACCTTGACGAGATTAATCGATGATTCCCGACGCATGGATGAGTTACTCGCCGAGCTCATCCTCCTAAAAACAAGATCCATGGGGCTACCCCTGGAAGGGTAACCATCGGGGGCCCGTCCAAGGGGTAGCTCCACCGGCGTTGAAACGCCCTCGGTCCCGTACTCCCTAGCCGGGCCCATCACCACTCAATAATTCCACCTGCCACCGTCAATCCGGCCCCTACCGAGCAGAGCAGCACCCGCTGTCCCGGTTTTAACAACCCCTGCTCCTCCATATCGCTCAAACACAGGGGAATGGTCGCACCGGAGGTATTGCCGTACTTCTCGATGTTGAAAAATACCCGCTCCATGGGGATGCCGAGTTTCTTTGCTACCGCCTTGAGAATCCGCCGGTTTGCCTGATGGGGTACAACCCAATCAATCTGATCCAGGGTTAAGCCCTGGGCCTGGGCTGCCGCCTCAATGATCTGGGTGAAGGCCGTCACGGCCCCGCGGAACATCCGTCCGCCATCCATAAACCAGTATTCATCCCCGGGTTCTAGGTCCGTCCCAGGGGGGTAGGCGCTGCCACCCGCTTTTCGGTAAATAATATCATAGCCCTCGGAATCGGCCTGCAGTATGAGATCCCCGAGCCTATGGCTGGCGGAGGGCTGCCCCCCAGGATTAGAGGACAGCACCGCTGCTCCGGCCCCGTCTCCGAAAAGGAAGGCCGTGGCGCGATCCGTTTTATCGGTAAATCGGCTCATCACCTCTCCGGCTACCACCAACACATTGGTGTATCCTCCGGTCTGGATGAACTGCCGGCCTACCGACAGGGCATAGAGCCATCCGCTGCATGCCGCAGCAATATCGAAGGCCGGAATGGTGGTGCACCCAAGTTTTTGTTGGAGAGCGCAGGCAGTGGCCGGCAGGGGCATATCCGGGGTTGTGGTTGCCAGAATAATCAGGTCCAAGTCTCCGGGGGTGATTCCAGCCTTTTTAAGAGCCTGTTTACTCGCCTGGAAGGCCAGGTCGCTGGTACTTTCCTGATCGACCCACCGACGTTCCTTAATGCCCGTCACCTTCTCTATATAGTCCTCTGTAATATCATCAAAATCCTGTAGGAAGGCAGAGTTCGCCACGACCTTGCCCGGGACGTAGCTCCCAATTCCGCGGACAAAACATGGCAAGAGTCCCCCTGCACCATTTGAGGCCGCCTCCTTCGCATCCAAATACCCCCCGATATCCGCCGCAGTCAGCCGACCCTCAGGGCCGGTGCCGGGTATCGTTGCGAGTTCAGCCTCAGTAATGTTGTTATCCCGAACCATCTTCTTTAACCGGGGACTGAGCTGGGTTCTCGAGGCACCGGCGGCATTTCCTCGGGAAGGTCCGGATGCAGCGGTGCTGCTTCCGGAACCGGCACCGGGGCCGCCACCCTCGGGAGCCGAAGCATCCCCCGGACCGGCTTGGCCTGGCACCGCGGTACTACCGGCACCTGCGCTGCCCAAATGATCCTCTGCACCAGCCCCGGAAAGATGCTTCACATCATGGTCCGAGGTTTCCACGGTCAAGAGAGTCGCCCCCACATCCACCACATCACCCTCATCACAGGCTAAGGA harbors:
- a CDS encoding ATP-binding cassette domain-containing protein → MIESCIVVRGARTHNLKNIMVEIPKHRFVVFTGVSGSGKSSLVFDTLYTEAQRQLVETFSTFARSRLPKLSRPDMDEVTNLSTAILIDQKPMGSNLRSTLGTATEILTYLRLLFSRLAQPQIGPSFLYSFNHPEGMCPACHGLGTVIEVNRERLLRWDRSLRDGALDHPECRPGGFLWRELVSIGLFDPDKPLSEFTPQELHLLLDTEAVPVTKPHGVETYIKNWEGFARRLVRLKTAKGEAEGGEPVESSRGGKKTSVYEEYFSYGTCPDCGGHRINARARESRIRDRHIGQLCAMELADLLPWLEGISDPLGQSILPKARILLQGLIRLGLGYLTLERPVSTLSGGESQRVKTARQLDCDLTDLLYILDEPSAGLHPRDTEAVLALLRNLRDRGNTVLVVEHDPTIIRGADWVVDLGPSGGAQGGEVVYVGSPGDLHGGSSITGRLLQDEAVIPSRKEFSRFYEIHHARTNNLQDISVKIPQGAFTCITGVSGSGKSTLMHQEFIAAYPEAVVVDQGGIGRTSRGNLITYTGMFDAVRRLFSKATGQAASLFSFNSQGACQKCGGQGVISTELFFLDAVQTPCDECQGKRYRPEVLTYRYAGVSIDEVLEMTAHQALELFSQSKIKAQLELLLRVGLGYLKLGQALSTLSGGEAQRLKLAARLSTRGQVYILDEPTRGLHRGDIQTLHVLIQDLVGAGNTVVVIEHNMDIVKYAQWIVDLGPGAGKEGGRVLYQGPAAGLPGCRDSRTAKYLSSFYRTS
- a CDS encoding MerR family transcriptional regulator — protein: MTEYGYSTVSSAGEHEAIHIRFPQGLSCPRLAKLMGRHPNTLRRYEEWGFIEPVRRQPNGYRIYTPRQIIQALFAVTALRAGFQDWQGRRRVKSMISLIVEGSYSEASILLDHHRRDLEERLTHALEVKEIVTSRGACSPGCTQPNTETPGLSRKAAAAELGISPHTIRDWERNALVTPDYGKHHWRLYHPHHLDQLRIIRMLRQAGYSYMGILSLLYGSTSSEDLTFARDTWDQTLTRLIDDSRRMDELLAELILLKTRSMGLPLEG
- a CDS encoding beta-ketoacyl-ACP synthase 3, whose protein sequence is MSEQTFIASIPMPFVGESIVDGILVAWLVKPGDTITKGQHIADIETEKSTWDFEAPCAGTVESLACDEGDVVDVGATLLTVETSDHDVKHLSGAGAEDHLGSAGAGSTAVPGQAGPGDASAPEGGGPGAGSGSSTAASGPSRGNAAGASRTQLSPRLKKMVRDNNITEAELATIPGTGPEGRLTAADIGGYLDAKEAASNGAGGLLPCFVRGIGSYVPGKVVANSAFLQDFDDITEDYIEKVTGIKERRWVDQESTSDLAFQASKQALKKAGITPGDLDLIILATTTPDMPLPATACALQQKLGCTTIPAFDIAAACSGWLYALSVGRQFIQTGGYTNVLVVAGEVMSRFTDKTDRATAFLFGDGAGAAVLSSNPGGQPSASHRLGDLILQADSEGYDIIYRKAGGSAYPPGTDLEPGDEYWFMDGGRMFRGAVTAFTQIIEAAAQAQGLTLDQIDWVVPHQANRRILKAVAKKLGIPMERVFFNIEKYGNTSGATIPLCLSDMEEQGLLKPGQRVLLCSVGAGLTVAGGIIEW